One genomic window of Thermococcus indicus includes the following:
- a CDS encoding DMT family transporter has protein sequence MNRSELVLLGITAIWGFTFPAMKVSLDYLPPILFLAYRFGIASLLMLLLFRSKVLRRETFKEGFILGLTLFFGHGFQIVGLKYTTASNSAFITSLYVVFTPFIAYFILRDRLKLRDAASLAIALTGLYLISGASLNFNYGDLLTVLCALSFAFQIVLVQRFGEKDYLSLAFWQITWNFVFSLGFALLFEPFTFPRDPLPWAGVLYTSVFATVIAFTLQVKHQRNTKAHKAALIYSAEPIFGHIAAFATIGEVLSVKGYLGAALIMAGIWNEIRNQ, from the coding sequence ATGAACCGCTCCGAGCTCGTACTCCTCGGCATCACCGCGATATGGGGCTTTACCTTCCCGGCTATGAAGGTTAGCCTCGATTATCTGCCGCCGATACTTTTCCTAGCCTACCGCTTTGGCATAGCGTCTCTCCTGATGCTCCTCCTCTTCCGCTCGAAGGTTTTGAGGCGGGAGACCTTCAAGGAGGGCTTCATCCTCGGACTGACACTCTTCTTCGGTCACGGCTTCCAGATAGTCGGGCTGAAGTACACCACGGCCTCGAACTCGGCATTCATAACGTCGCTCTACGTCGTCTTCACTCCCTTCATAGCGTATTTCATACTCAGGGATAGGCTCAAGCTCAGGGATGCCGCCTCTCTTGCAATCGCCCTAACAGGTCTCTACCTAATCTCCGGGGCGAGCCTGAACTTCAACTACGGCGACCTGCTTACGGTTCTCTGCGCCCTCAGCTTCGCCTTCCAGATAGTCCTCGTTCAGCGCTTTGGCGAGAAGGATTACCTCAGCTTAGCCTTCTGGCAGATAACCTGGAACTTCGTCTTCTCACTGGGCTTTGCACTGCTCTTCGAGCCCTTCACGTTTCCCAGAGACCCGCTGCCCTGGGCGGGGGTGCTCTACACCTCGGTCTTCGCGACGGTTATAGCGTTCACCCTCCAGGTGAAGCACCAGAGGAACACAAAGGCCCACAAAGCCGCGCTGATATACTCCGCGGAGCCAATTTTCGGACACATAGCGGCCTTCGCAACGATAGGGGAAGTTCTCAGCGTCAAGGGCTACCTGGGCGCCGCGCTGATAATGGCGGGGATATGGAACGAGATTAGAAACCAATAG
- a CDS encoding glycoside hydrolase gives MEMKYAHHFHAYQPGDIVYVKDGDGSRSIEYEERKSPVAIRIRGEEVKGENWTRAMLYSYEHIADTLSRMKGVSIDIEPFTFLMLLRYHKNTFEDAVELLRRFDAVPTTPFHPIVPHLDEFEQRILARVSFDFYAPLIKDKPVLGYWLPEAVITRRTAQIIESQTDKKLVFLLDERQLLYDFPQAKHSCNRYGKSFVFGREWGISDAFAFNTLDVPGLVSATLSHRDDHKENLGVPYLIFTAGDLESLLGNPAQLDRFTAWMEGLEANGVERVSAMEFVRRKLSGEYRRLNGECSFGMGVKDYSAWSDYFDLSLDGKTSDSRWLGYRRADGKVFAREVNGRKISQLWKVAFTRLFGELNRTVRLGVLKGLAELGANSEEFLIRYARIFFRDYYDYFGMETSPDYALEPANGDRKALKLGRAYYLMLLANHSCPRFWENLDTRVAFGNVSVMAKALIELMEYFDGSELQSLFVESYLKLLNFEGLYHLWNLGAMPSREGWETDERAWLDALKSEVPNSRYNVVTRASLYVGKRDLEGELRSLIEPYNLDWAVADTGHIPGEVHGEWENQRWCEHRG, from the coding sequence ATGGAGATGAAGTACGCCCACCACTTCCACGCCTACCAGCCCGGCGACATAGTTTACGTTAAAGACGGCGACGGTAGCAGGTCCATCGAGTACGAGGAAAGGAAGAGCCCCGTTGCGATAAGAATCCGCGGGGAAGAAGTTAAGGGTGAGAACTGGACACGGGCGATGCTCTACTCCTACGAGCACATAGCAGATACCCTCTCCCGCATGAAGGGGGTCAGCATTGATATAGAACCCTTCACATTTCTGATGCTCCTCCGCTACCATAAAAACACCTTTGAGGACGCCGTTGAGCTTCTCCGTAGGTTCGACGCCGTTCCGACGACGCCTTTCCACCCGATAGTGCCCCACCTTGATGAGTTTGAGCAAAGGATCCTGGCGAGGGTTTCCTTCGACTTCTATGCTCCGCTGATTAAGGACAAGCCTGTACTCGGCTACTGGCTTCCCGAGGCTGTGATAACGAGAAGAACGGCTCAAATAATCGAGTCCCAGACGGACAAAAAGCTGGTCTTCCTCCTCGACGAGAGGCAGCTCCTCTATGACTTTCCCCAGGCGAAGCACTCCTGCAACCGCTACGGTAAATCCTTCGTCTTCGGAAGGGAGTGGGGCATAAGCGACGCCTTCGCCTTCAACACCCTCGACGTTCCCGGTCTGGTCTCGGCTACCCTATCCCACCGCGACGACCACAAGGAGAACCTCGGCGTTCCCTATCTGATCTTCACCGCGGGCGACCTTGAGAGCCTCCTGGGAAACCCGGCACAGCTCGACCGCTTTACGGCATGGATGGAAGGGCTTGAGGCGAACGGCGTCGAGAGGGTCTCGGCGATGGAGTTCGTGAGGAGGAAGCTCTCAGGGGAATATAGGCGCCTCAACGGCGAGTGCTCCTTCGGGATGGGGGTTAAGGACTACTCCGCCTGGAGCGACTACTTCGACCTGAGCCTTGATGGAAAGACGAGCGACTCCAGGTGGCTTGGCTATAGACGGGCCGACGGAAAGGTCTTCGCAAGGGAAGTGAACGGCAGGAAGATTTCCCAGCTCTGGAAGGTCGCCTTCACGAGGCTCTTTGGGGAGCTCAACAGAACCGTCAGACTGGGGGTTCTGAAGGGTCTCGCGGAGCTCGGGGCCAATTCCGAGGAGTTCTTAATCAGATACGCCAGGATTTTCTTCAGGGACTACTACGATTACTTCGGCATGGAAACCTCCCCCGATTACGCCCTTGAGCCGGCCAACGGCGACAGGAAAGCCCTAAAGCTTGGACGGGCCTACTACCTCATGCTCCTCGCCAACCACTCCTGCCCACGCTTCTGGGAAAACCTCGACACGCGCGTCGCCTTCGGCAACGTCTCGGTCATGGCCAAGGCCCTCATCGAGCTTATGGAGTATTTCGACGGCAGTGAACTCCAGAGTCTCTTCGTGGAGTCATACCTAAAACTCCTAAACTTCGAGGGTCTCTACCACCTCTGGAACCTTGGAGCGATGCCTTCCCGGGAGGGCTGGGAGACTGATGAGAGAGCGTGGCTCGATGCGTTGAAATCTGAGGTTCCCAACAGCAGGTACAACGTCGTCACGAGAGCTTCTCTTTACGTTGGGAAGCGTGACCTGGAGGGCGAGCTCAGGAGTCTAATCGAACCTTACAACCTCGACTGGGCAGTAGCGGATACCGGCCATATCCCGGGCGAGGTTCACGGGGAGTGGGAGAATCAGAGGTGGTGTGAACACAGGGGATGA
- the cca gene encoding CCA tRNA nucleotidyltransferase: MDVEAVLQKILPKIRPTDEERAFVEGLMRELEGIAKETIESLGLDVKPHFVGSLAKDTYLAGDHDVDLFLAFPLDTPLEGLREKGLELGRAIAEKLDFYEIAYAEHPYVRASYKGVKVDLVPCYDVKSWRDVRTAVDRSILHNRWVIENLRGRNDEVRLLKRFLKGINAYGSEIYIRGFSGYLAEILVIKYGSFLEVLKNADFMLRQKIIDPGNWLKREYETAMRTVRREAEADRPLIVIDPVDPRRNVAANLGWERYGFFYFKAHQFLESPSEEFLFGRATRSGSYLSELRRKGTHLVTLVFQAPELVEDILLPQLERTARGFERALSREGFSVLGWNVGHSGNKAFIMLEVDRRERERVKIKPGPEFFTERGWDFYRKNERVWLIGKRLFAEKTVKEDVIDVIVELLEKNQVAMGKSVRENIRDAGIMLDYVPKELEDEAYLFLSREKWNLKGQQ, translated from the coding sequence ATGGACGTCGAGGCCGTGCTCCAGAAGATTCTCCCGAAAATACGCCCGACGGATGAGGAGAGGGCCTTCGTGGAGGGCCTGATGAGGGAACTGGAGGGCATAGCGAAGGAGACCATCGAAAGCCTGGGCCTCGACGTTAAGCCCCACTTCGTCGGCTCGCTCGCGAAGGACACTTATTTAGCCGGAGACCACGACGTCGACCTTTTCCTGGCCTTCCCTCTAGACACCCCCCTCGAAGGACTCCGGGAAAAAGGCCTAGAACTTGGCAGAGCTATCGCGGAGAAGCTCGACTTCTACGAAATCGCCTACGCGGAACATCCTTACGTGAGGGCGAGCTATAAGGGGGTAAAGGTTGACCTCGTTCCCTGCTACGATGTGAAAAGCTGGAGGGACGTGAGAACAGCGGTGGACCGCTCGATACTTCACAACCGCTGGGTCATTGAGAACCTCCGGGGCAGGAACGACGAGGTCAGGCTCCTCAAGCGCTTTCTGAAGGGGATAAACGCCTACGGGAGCGAGATATACATCCGGGGCTTCTCCGGCTACCTCGCCGAGATACTCGTTATCAAATACGGCTCGTTCCTCGAAGTCCTCAAAAACGCCGACTTCATGCTGAGGCAGAAGATAATCGACCCCGGAAACTGGCTCAAGCGGGAGTACGAGACAGCCATGAGGACCGTCAGGCGCGAGGCCGAGGCCGACAGGCCCCTGATAGTCATCGACCCAGTAGACCCGAGGAGGAACGTCGCGGCAAACCTGGGCTGGGAGCGCTATGGATTTTTCTACTTCAAGGCACATCAGTTTCTGGAGAGCCCCTCCGAGGAGTTCCTCTTCGGGAGAGCCACGAGAAGTGGAAGCTACCTCTCCGAACTTAGGAGGAAGGGAACCCACCTCGTGACGCTGGTCTTTCAGGCTCCAGAGCTCGTGGAGGACATCCTGCTCCCCCAGCTGGAGAGAACGGCGAGAGGCTTTGAGAGGGCCCTCTCGAGGGAAGGCTTCAGCGTCCTTGGCTGGAACGTCGGGCATAGCGGTAACAAAGCGTTCATAATGCTGGAGGTGGACCGCAGGGAAAGGGAGAGGGTGAAAATAAAGCCCGGCCCGGAGTTCTTCACGGAGAGGGGCTGGGACTTCTACCGGAAGAACGAGAGGGTGTGGCTCATCGGGAAGAGGCTCTTCGCGGAAAAGACCGTGAAGGAAGATGTCATCGATGTCATCGTTGAACTTCTGGAGAAGAACCAGGTTGCCATGGGAAAAAGCGTTAGAGAAAACATCAGGGACGCCGGGATAATGCTAGACTACGTTCCGAAGGAGCTGGAGGACGAGGCCTACCTCTTCCTGAGCAGAGAGAAGTGGAACCTGAAGGGCCAGCAGTAG
- the thpR gene encoding RNA 2',3'-cyclic phosphodiesterase, producing the protein MRAFIAIEVSDEVRDNLVKAQERIGSKSAKIKFVERENFHVTLKFLGEIDEVLAEEVKRALEEIAKKHRKHRVRVKGIGVFPNPNYVRVIWAGIENDDGIKAIAKDVEREMRRLGFKKDRDFVAHITIGRVKFVRDKLELAMALKDLANEDFGEFDVEAIELKKSTLTPKGPIYETVARFELAE; encoded by the coding sequence ATGAGGGCGTTCATAGCCATTGAGGTTAGCGATGAAGTCCGCGACAACCTCGTAAAGGCCCAGGAGAGAATAGGGAGCAAATCCGCTAAGATAAAGTTCGTCGAGAGGGAGAACTTCCACGTCACACTCAAGTTCCTCGGCGAGATTGACGAGGTTTTAGCGGAGGAGGTCAAGAGGGCCCTGGAGGAAATAGCGAAGAAGCACAGGAAGCACCGCGTCAGGGTCAAGGGGATAGGAGTCTTCCCGAACCCGAACTACGTCCGCGTAATCTGGGCTGGAATAGAGAACGACGATGGGATAAAGGCGATAGCAAAGGACGTCGAGCGGGAAATGAGGAGGCTCGGCTTCAAAAAGGACAGGGACTTCGTGGCGCACATAACCATAGGCAGGGTGAAGTTCGTCAGGGACAAGCTGGAGCTGGCGATGGCCCTCAAAGACCTCGCCAACGAGGATTTCGGGGAGTTCGATGTCGAGGCCATAGAGCTGAAGAAGAGCACGCTCACTCCAAAGGGCCCGATTTACGAGACCGTTGCGAGGTTCGAGCTGGCAGAGTGA
- a CDS encoding phosphoribosyltransferase, whose product MDKVYLTWWQIDRAIFALADELRKNFMPDVIVGIARGGLIPAVRLSHILGDLEVKVIDVKFYKDIEERMEKPLITIPLHGSLEGKKVVIVDDVSDTGKTLEVVIEEVKKAGAEKVKVACLSMKPWTKVVPDFYVFRTDKWIVFPWEEFPVVVRE is encoded by the coding sequence ATGGACAAAGTCTATCTCACGTGGTGGCAGATTGACAGGGCCATCTTCGCGCTCGCCGATGAGCTCAGAAAGAACTTCATGCCCGATGTAATCGTTGGGATAGCTCGCGGCGGACTCATCCCGGCCGTGAGGCTCAGTCACATCCTCGGCGATCTGGAGGTCAAGGTCATCGACGTCAAGTTCTACAAGGACATCGAGGAGAGGATGGAGAAGCCGCTCATAACCATCCCCCTCCACGGCTCGCTGGAGGGCAAGAAGGTCGTTATCGTCGACGACGTCAGCGATACCGGGAAGACCCTCGAAGTGGTCATCGAGGAGGTCAAGAAGGCCGGGGCGGAGAAGGTTAAAGTGGCCTGCCTCAGCATGAAGCCCTGGACGAAGGTGGTCCCGGACTTCTACGTTTTCCGCACCGACAAGTGGATAGTCTTCCCCTGGGAGGAGTTCCCGGTTGTCGTGAGAGAATGA